One genomic region from Evansella sp. LMS18 encodes:
- a CDS encoding S8 family peptidase encodes MPATKQLIVCFKPGTKKSRCLKIHKERKAKLIKEIKEIGIHVITVPEDELPSCLKGYTDSKAVRFVEEDYFIHVEPIVNSRQISSMKKITASSVTTNDPLLERQWGLDNINAQGAWELAHVTPLSARIAILDTGVNGNHPDLRGKIVHQANFSSSPTADDIHGHGTHVAGIAAAATNNRNGIAGMSYNTGAIMNIKVMGDNGGGSISNVAQGIIHAANQGAHIINLSLGAAMGNETLRNAVNYANNRGALLIAAAGNNSSNISHYPAGYNQVLAVAATNQSNELAPFSNFGSWVEVAAPGQDILSTFPGEALDSMYRTASGTSQAAPFVSGLAGLIKATNPALTNRQIRSIIHRSAIRPVSGGTIRFGRIDARRAIQLARNAAGNSQTQINNAPQAWLNLD; translated from the coding sequence ATGCCTGCAACAAAGCAGCTGATTGTATGCTTTAAGCCTGGCACAAAAAAGTCCCGCTGTTTAAAGATCCACAAGGAGCGGAAGGCAAAGCTCATTAAGGAAATTAAAGAGATTGGCATTCATGTTATCACGGTACCAGAGGACGAACTCCCATCCTGCCTGAAGGGATATACTGACTCAAAGGCTGTCCGCTTTGTGGAGGAAGATTATTTCATACACGTTGAACCGATTGTAAATTCGCGGCAAATTTCATCAATGAAAAAAATAACTGCCTCTTCTGTCACAACAAACGACCCGCTTCTCGAAAGGCAATGGGGACTGGATAATATAAACGCACAAGGTGCATGGGAGCTTGCCCATGTAACCCCACTTTCAGCAAGAATCGCAATTCTGGATACTGGAGTAAATGGCAATCATCCGGATTTAAGGGGAAAGATCGTACATCAAGCGAATTTTTCCAGCTCCCCCACTGCGGATGATATACATGGACACGGAACCCATGTAGCCGGGATTGCTGCCGCTGCGACAAACAACAGAAATGGCATTGCCGGAATGAGCTATAACACAGGAGCGATTATGAATATAAAAGTCATGGGAGATAACGGAGGCGGGTCAATCAGTAATGTAGCTCAGGGGATTATTCACGCGGCAAATCAGGGGGCGCATATCATTAACTTAAGCTTAGGAGCCGCAATGGGCAACGAAACACTGAGAAATGCAGTAAACTACGCTAATAACAGGGGTGCCCTGCTTATTGCAGCAGCTGGAAATAACTCCTCCAACATCTCTCATTATCCAGCCGGATACAATCAGGTACTTGCAGTAGCTGCCACAAATCAAAGCAACGAGCTTGCCCCATTCTCGAACTTTGGTTCCTGGGTGGAAGTAGCTGCTCCTGGGCAGGATATTTTGTCTACTTTTCCCGGAGAAGCACTAGACTCAATGTACAGGACTGCATCTGGTACATCTCAGGCAGCTCCTTTTGTAAGCGGCCTCGCAGGGCTGATCAAGGCGACAAATCCGGCACTCACTAACAGACAGATCAGGTCGATTATACATCGGTCCGCCATCCGCCCTGTCTCAGGAGGAACGATCCGGTTTGGGAGAATTGATGCAAGAAGAGCCATCCAGCTCGCAAGGAATGCTGCTGGCAATAGCCAAACACAAATTAATAATGCACCTCAGGCATGGCTGAATCTCGATTAG
- a CDS encoding DUF6241 domain-containing protein codes for MKRRFVIFGIILLIISSSLFVGTKMTGYTDRAWQAQGIYTIYDEIIYEHQNLEGKSVQVGLPDTMSESMFRKVLYYFLNSRVDAEWKWNVYEITEERTNQLLEVVENNNFNHENLYINILNDWRNSNFSNSVRYHDELRKIHGMVEKSAATGLFSGSEAEEYLEQGFPLPQHEEE; via the coding sequence ATGAAAAGAAGATTTGTAATATTCGGAATAATACTCCTTATTATAAGTTCTTCTTTGTTTGTCGGGACTAAAATGACAGGTTATACTGACAGAGCCTGGCAGGCACAAGGCATTTATACTATTTATGATGAAATAATATATGAACATCAAAATCTGGAAGGGAAATCAGTACAAGTTGGGTTGCCGGATACGATGTCGGAAAGTATGTTTCGAAAGGTCTTATATTATTTCCTGAATTCCCGTGTTGATGCGGAATGGAAATGGAATGTGTATGAGATTACCGAGGAAAGAACGAACCAGCTTTTAGAAGTAGTCGAGAATAATAACTTCAACCACGAGAATCTATACATAAACATTTTAAATGATTGGCGTAACAGCAATTTTTCTAATTCTGTAAGATACCATGACGAGTTAAGGAAGATTCATGGTATGGTAGAAAAAAGCGCAGCTACAGGCCTCTTCTCAGGATCAGAGGCAGAGGAGTACTTAGAGCAAGGTTTCCCACTGCCGCAGCATGAGGAAGAATAA
- a CDS encoding FMN-binding negative transcriptional regulator, with amino-acid sequence MYIPKHFEITDEELIYEAIEKYSFATLFSQHQGEPCATHLPLTLKREENALYGHFARTNGQWKDIENQQVLVVFQGPHCYISPSWYETSKAVPTWNYVSVHVYGKVAIVEDPKLVFDSLDEMVNKYEAADSPYNLKGTDTGYIDSMMKGIVPFKINITKTEAKAKLSQNHPEERQKLVVKNLESTSDQNNLEIAELMKRNL; translated from the coding sequence ATGTATATTCCTAAACATTTCGAAATTACGGATGAAGAATTGATTTATGAAGCTATAGAGAAATACAGTTTCGCAACTTTATTTTCCCAGCATCAGGGGGAGCCTTGCGCCACTCATCTTCCCCTGACATTAAAGCGAGAGGAAAATGCTCTGTATGGCCATTTTGCCCGGACGAACGGCCAATGGAAGGATATTGAAAACCAGCAGGTCCTTGTCGTTTTCCAGGGGCCGCACTGCTATATATCTCCATCCTGGTATGAAACTTCGAAGGCAGTCCCTACATGGAATTATGTGTCTGTCCATGTATATGGAAAGGTGGCGATTGTGGAAGACCCCAAACTAGTATTTGACTCTTTGGATGAAATGGTTAATAAATACGAAGCGGCGGATAGTCCATACAACTTAAAGGGTACAGACACCGGGTATATTGATAGCATGATGAAAGGGATTGTGCCATTTAAAATTAACATCACAAAAACAGAAGCGAAAGCTAAATTAAGCCAGAATCATCCAGAAGAACGGCAAAAATTAGTGGTCAAGAACCTGGAGAGCACTTCCGACCAGAATAACCTGGAAATTGCAGAGCTAATGAAAAGAAATCTTTAA
- a CDS encoding ASCH domain-containing protein — protein sequence MSTKIQQFWQDFCAANDLKEVKYKDAFQFGVSADWLAELVVEGKKTATTSGFVFYEIEKEALPEAGEYSIVLDGQEEPVAVIQIQSVEVVPMNEVTEDFALAEGEGDYHYWWDAHEEFFTGLLKDNDLEFSPDMLVVCERFKKVYPN from the coding sequence ATGAGCACAAAGATACAGCAATTCTGGCAGGATTTCTGTGCAGCAAATGATTTGAAAGAGGTTAAATATAAGGATGCTTTTCAGTTTGGCGTTTCCGCGGATTGGTTAGCAGAACTGGTGGTGGAAGGGAAGAAGACAGCGACAACTTCCGGTTTTGTGTTTTATGAAATAGAAAAAGAAGCTCTGCCGGAAGCTGGTGAATATAGTATTGTTTTAGACGGCCAGGAAGAGCCTGTGGCAGTCATTCAAATTCAGTCTGTGGAAGTTGTACCAATGAATGAAGTAACAGAGGACTTCGCATTAGCAGAAGGTGAGGGCGATTATCATTACTGGTGGGACGCACACGAAGAATTCTTTACCGGACTATTAAAAGATAACGATTTGGAATTTTCTCCTGATATGTTAGTTGTATGTGAACGTTTTAAAAAAGTTTACCCCAATTAA
- a CDS encoding dihydrofolate reductase family protein, which yields MRNLVLFIAASLDGYIATKDESLDWLFNVEGEGDNGYSEFYNTVDSVLMGKKTYDWIMKYETGEFPYKNKECYVFTRSLKEDTENVSFIDEDITGFIGQLKNQEGDNIWIVGGGELLHSLLEDKLVDEIILTIAPVVIGKGIPLFKEGDFHLNLSLKNTRTFNQFAELHYVVKLGNE from the coding sequence ATGAGAAATTTAGTATTGTTTATAGCGGCCAGTTTGGACGGATACATAGCCACAAAGGACGAGTCTTTAGATTGGTTATTCAACGTTGAGGGAGAAGGGGATAATGGTTATTCAGAATTTTATAATACAGTTGATAGTGTCTTAATGGGCAAAAAAACGTACGACTGGATAATGAAATATGAGACAGGAGAATTCCCGTATAAGAACAAAGAGTGCTATGTTTTTACAAGGTCTTTGAAAGAAGATACCGAGAATGTCAGTTTTATTGATGAAGATATAACAGGTTTTATAGGACAGCTTAAAAACCAGGAAGGAGATAATATCTGGATTGTTGGTGGAGGAGAGTTGCTTCATTCTTTACTAGAGGACAAATTAGTAGATGAAATTATTTTAACCATTGCCCCGGTTGTAATTGGAAAGGGTATCCCTCTATTCAAAGAAGGAGATTTTCATTTAAATCTGTCATTGAAAAATACCAGGACATTCAATCAGTTTGCAGAACTCCATTACGTGGTTAAATTAGGTAATGAATAA
- a CDS encoding YwqG family protein gives MSDYNKLRIPKELEIYRKQIESTVKPFIRISAQKRETTVFQSKFGGDPYLPLSMEHPLDSFNKPMRLLAQLNLEDMPVVEDSPMPKQGILQFFISWEDDVMGLDFDDQTNQKNFRVVYHQEIEKDESRLVKDFSYIEYDPETDSFPVEHETALTFSVDHEPVSLEDHRNGELLGESVDLDKPVHHGEQETDLFEVYNEAFSGGGHKVGGYAFFTQEDPRGYGSELKDHEVLLLQIDSDFDNGIMWGDMGVANFFMKKEDLRNLDFSKVAYNWDCH, from the coding sequence ATGAGCGATTATAATAAACTGAGAATACCGAAGGAACTGGAGATTTACAGAAAGCAGATTGAGAGTACAGTAAAGCCATTTATCAGAATATCTGCCCAAAAGAGGGAAACAACCGTTTTTCAAAGTAAGTTTGGTGGTGATCCATATCTTCCTCTCTCGATGGAGCACCCGCTGGATAGTTTTAACAAACCGATGAGGCTGCTTGCCCAGCTGAATCTGGAAGACATGCCTGTGGTTGAGGATAGTCCGATGCCGAAGCAGGGAATTCTCCAGTTTTTTATCTCATGGGAAGATGATGTGATGGGCTTAGACTTTGATGATCAAACAAACCAAAAGAATTTCAGGGTAGTATATCATCAGGAAATTGAGAAAGACGAATCCAGGCTTGTAAAGGATTTCAGTTATATAGAGTACGACCCGGAAACAGACTCTTTCCCTGTGGAGCATGAAACTGCTCTCACTTTTTCAGTGGACCATGAACCAGTTTCTCTTGAAGATCACCGGAATGGGGAGTTGTTAGGGGAAAGTGTTGACCTTGATAAGCCTGTTCATCATGGGGAGCAGGAAACCGACCTGTTCGAAGTATACAATGAGGCTTTTTCCGGAGGCGGACACAAGGTCGGCGGCTATGCATTTTTCACCCAGGAAGATCCCCGGGGATATGGAAGTGAACTAAAGGATCATGAAGTCCTGCTGCTTCAGATTGATAGTGACTTTGACAATGGGATCATGTGGGGAGATATGGGTGTAGCAAATTTTTTTATGAAAAAAGAAGATTTAAGAAACTTAGATTTTTCTAAGGTGGCTTATAACTGGGACTGCCACTAG